DNA sequence from the Aptenodytes patagonicus chromosome 13, bAptPat1.pri.cur, whole genome shotgun sequence genome:
gcagctctgcttgccGCCCCCTCTGGCTGTTTGTGTCTGCTCGGTGCTGccgccggcacggcacggcacgagGCGATGGGTGGCGGCCGAGCCCCCGCGTGGGTGCTGTGCCCCGGAGAGCGCCCTGGGGAGCTTGGGGGGGTGCAAGCACCAcatcctgcctgcaccctgcctgcacgcTGCCTGCAGTGGCCAGCCACCCTGGGTAGTGCCAGGCAGTGGCTGCATCACTTGGTTCTGGATCTGTCCTGGCAACGgccgggggctggcagggactgGGGAGGCgggtgtgcaggggggccagTGTCCCCCAGGAGTGGTGGCGTGCCCAGGTgagcatcggggggggggggggaggccccacctccctgcctgcctgcggaGCGCCCCGGCTCTGCTGCGGGCAGCACCCTGTGTGCCCTCGGCCCCCCCAGCCGGGTGGCACCGCTGTTACCAGGAAGTCCCCAGCTGTTTCGCCACTTCCGAGGAACACCCGACCCGCGGGGTCGCGGGAGGAGCTGGGACACGTGGCGCTGCTGTCCCCAACCCCGCCACCTTCCCCGGCATTGCTGCTTGGCCGCGGTCCTGCCATCTCTCCGGCCAGGCGGTGGGTTTGCACCCACCGGCGGACACAGGGTGCTGGgtgccccgcccctcccccccccccccccccgccgggatGCTGTTGCCACGGCAACAGGTGTGTTGCGCTCCATCATCTGCTGGTACCCCGGGGTTGGCTCAGGCCTGACCCTGCCCACGTGTCCCGCGTCCCCAGGCTGCGTGGCACACAGCCGCGGCCTCGGCAGGGCAGCTCGGCTCCCTCAGCAGCCTCGGCCATCAGCAAGCTGCCGCTCGAGCCTCGCCAACGCCAAGAACCGGCTGGCACATATGTGCCAGGCGGGGAGGCTGCGGCGCGGGGGGACGCAGACGCCGTGGGGCACTGCGGCAGCGGGGCGGGTGGCAGGGCCACCACCTCTCGCCTCGCCCACCACCTCTCACCTCGCCCCGCTGTGCCCGTGCCGCGGCTGGGCATGGGTGCTGCTCGGGGGGCACGGTGCAGGGCGGTGCCAGGGAGCCGGTGGGTGCCAGCAGGGATGGTACCCACAGCCGAGCGCTCCTCCTCCCCTTCGGTGCCAGCCCGGCCACCCACGGGGGTGATGGGTGCCATGGGGGATGGCGGGCATCCCTGTGCTGGGGTCCCCATCCGCACCAGCCTGGCTGGAAGCCAGCGGTACCGTGTGCCGGGTGGGCACAGCCGGGCGGGCGCCTTCCCCACCCCGCCGGGCAACCGGCAAACTCGGCGCGGGGGCTTGGctgtggcggggagggggctgcgggggggggggggggggagggagggagggatgttgCCGTGCTGGTCGTGTGTGGGAGCGGCAGCCTCGCCGGAGCCGGGTTTGGTGCCAGCCGGGGGctggcggaggggagggggccgggctGCGGCGCTGATGGGGCTGGGGACGCTGATGGCGCCTGGGGGACCGCCCCGACCGTAGCGGGGTGCTGAGCGAGGGCACCGCGGCACCGAGGTAGGACCCAAACAAtggccgtgccggggagggggaggaggaggaggaggaggaggaagaaagggctCGGGGGCCCCCCAAGCTGCCGCAcaaagggctggggggggggggggggcggggctcCAGTGGCCCCCCAGCTTGGGGCGCGCTCCGGGCATGGGTCCCCCGGGCAACCCccgtccctggggctgggggttgCGCCGGTGCCTGTGCTGTCGTCGTCGTGTGTCCGTCCGTGTCCCGTCccgtctcccccctccccccggggccgcgggcgggtGCCCCTCGCCCCGGCAGAAGCCGGTGCCCGGGTACGGGGCGGGAGTGGCGCGTCCTGCCcggtgcccggggcgggggtgccGGCGGTGCCCGGTGCGACCACCTCGCAGAACAAGCGGTGACatcgcggcgggggggggggacggggggggacgggcAGAGCTGCCCGGTGGCACGGCCGCTCCGAGGATGCCGCTACGGCACCTCCCCCGTACCCCCCCTtcgccgggggggtggggggggtggggggcggcgtGCCCCGTTGCCATGCCGAGCCTCACCGGCCGCCAGGAATGCGCCGGGGCTGCGTGCCCgccggggcggctgctgctggggcaacGGTGCCGGCGGAGGGGTGGGCAccgggggatggggggggggggggggggggggtccgggctCACCCGCCTTTACCCACCCGTGCAGGGAGCAGCCTGGAGCCCGAGGAGCGCAGCATGGAGCCGCCGGCCGTGCCGGAAGAGGAGATGCCCCTCACCGTGGCGTCCGGCCCAGCGGGTTGCCAGCTCTTCGGTTACGTGGGAATCGAAGCCGTGCTCGACCAGATGAAAATCAAAACCATGAAGACGGGCTTCGAGTTCAACATCATGGTTGTGGGTGAGCGCCGCCCGCGGGGTTTGCTCCTGGTTGGGGCGGGAATCCCGGCTCCAATGCCGCCGTGCCGGGGTAGATCATGCTTTTAAGGGATTTTAGGGGATTTAAGCAGCGATAAATTGAAGAGGAGCAACATCCCGTACCCAATAATACAGCGATGCTGACAGGCGAGCTCATCCCAACCTCCGGGATGCTCCTGAATGGGTACTGAGGTGTTATCGCCTTGGGGAATAAATTTATTGGGGGGATAAACCAGAGCTATCCCAACCTCTGGGATGCTCCCAAATGGATGCTGAGGTGTTATCGCCCTGGGGGAATTAatttatcggggggggggggggggacaaaccGGAGCTGCCGGCGTCCCCTCAGGGCAGAGCGGGCTGGGGAAGTCGACGATGGTGAACACCCTCTTCAAGTCCAAAGTGAGCCGCAAAGCCTCGCAGCCCGGCCAGGAGGAACGCATCCCCAAGACGGTGCAGCTGCAGTCCATCACCCATGGTAAGGTCACCACCATGGGGTCATGTCCCACCAACcctggggagaagcaggggaccggggggggagggggggggtggtcTGAGGCCGCAGATGCGGCCTCAgaccaccccccccctccccccccggtccCCTGCTTCTCCCCAATGCTTGGTCCCCACTGACCCACATCTCTGCCCCATAGTCATCGAGGAGAAGGGTGTGAAGATGAAGCTGACGGTGACGGACACGCCGGGGTTTGGGGACCAGATCAACAACGAGAACTGGTAGGACGCAATCGGATGCGGCGTCCCAGCTTGGTGGGTGGcaatttggggtgggggtttgAGCTCAGATGCCGTCCCCCAACTTCTCGTCCCCAGCTGGGACCCCATCATCAAATACATCAACGAGCAGTACGAGAGGTACCTACGTGAGGAGATCCTCATCACCCGCAAGAGGAAGATCCCGGACACCCGGGTCCATGGATGCGTCTACTTCGTCCCCCCCACGGGTCACTGGTGAGTCCCCACtcgcagcacccatgggtgctccctGCTTGGTGGTGGGGTCACCCTGAGGTGATGGCGGTGCGGGTCACcctgaggtggtggtggtggggtctCCCTGGGATGATGGTGGTCCCTGGCAGGCTGCGCCCACTGGACCTGGAGTTTATGCGGCGGCTCAGTAAGATCGTGAACGTGGTGCCGGTGATCGCCAAAGCCGACACGCTCACCCTGGAGGAACGGGCAGAGTTCAAGCAACGGGTGAGGGCACGTCCCTGAGGGGCTCCTGGGgtgccccatgtccccccccaaccccagctcAAGCCCCGTATCCCGCAGATCCAGGAGGACCTGAAGACCCACGCCATCAGTGTGTACCCGCAAGAGGACTTCGACCAGGACCCAGATGACAGGGCACTGAATGACAGGATTCGGGTGAGTGCCGGGATGCTGGGATTGGGGATACCGTCCCCTGGGGATCACGGTGGGGGAGAGATGCCCCCGGGGGAGCCCGGCAGCACCCTGGGGTGAGCGCGCTCCTCTGCATCGGCAGGAGAAGATCCCCTTTGCCGTGGTGGGGGCCGACCAGGAGCACCAGGTGAACGGCAAGCGGGTGCTGGGCCGCAAGACCAAGTGGGGCATCATTGAAGGTGAGCGGAGCCCCTtgcacccccagccctccccaggtACAGGGTGGGGTCTGCCAGGGGTGCAGGGAGCAGCACCCATGGGCGCATCCCTGCCTGGGGGGGTgctgagctgggggggggtgcGGCATGGAGCCATGCCAGTGCTCCGGTGGTACCCGGAGCCCACTGGGATGTGCTCCCTGGGCATCCCCCCGccaccctgccctcctgcccacatcctgccggccccgctgcccgctctgccttGCTTTGCAGTGGAGAACCCGGCGCACTGCGAGTTCCCCCTCCTGCGGGACCTGCTGATCCGGTGAGtgggggacggggcagggggtgctggcaCCCTGCAGGGGGGGGACGGCAGGGCGGGGGGGACGGTGACTTGATGCCCttcctccccgctgccaccccgGGCAGGTCCCACCTGCAGGACCTGAAGGACATCACCCACAACGTCCATTACGAGAGCTACCGCGTGCAGCGGCTGAACGAGAGCAACCGGCCAGCGCTGAGCCCCCTCAACGGGCTGCCCGGCAAGGATGAGGGCGGCAGCAACCTCTGAGCCACcgcatcccctccctgccccccccccccccgccgccccggagCCACCACTGGACCCCCGTGGCAGTGCCCATCCCCTGCCCACCAATGGCTGTGCCTGGACCCTGCCTGGGGTGAGGAGCCCACGCCGGTTTGGGGCAAGGAGCCCCCCAAGAGTGCCAGGCTGCCCCAGGTTGGGTCCCTGGGTCCCTCGTCCCCAAGCTCTGCGACGGGCACAGACCCTCTGGACCCTGCGCAGCATTAAAGGTCAACCCGGAGCCTTCAGCCTTTGCCATCACCATCCTCCTGTTAGTCCCCCACCTTTCGACGTGCCACCACCCTCCTGTGCTGCTCCGGCCACTGGGGCCATGGGGCGAGACCCCACCCGGTGCTGTCAGGGTGCCCGGTGCCAGTACCAGCCGGGCACCCTGGGAAAGTGGCGGTGCTGCCGGCGGCGTGCCGGTGGTGCCGTGGgtggccggggcgggcagggtgCGGGTGCCTTCCCCACGGTCACCCCACCCACCCTGCCCGATGATGGCAGCTGGCACAGCCGGACTTTGAGCCGCCTATCGGGTGGCGGAGGTGCTGGGAGGGGAGCGGAGGTGCCCGGATGGGAGGTGCTGCccggaggggtggggaggggctaCACCCGGCTGCTCCCCACTGTGGCAccccccctgccaggggcaccCGGCACTGGGTGCAGCCCCCCAGACCCCTCGGGCAGACCCCGCGGGTTCTGCCCCGCTGGCTGCCGGCCCCCAGCATAGTGTGGGGATGGGGGTGTCGGGGCAGCCCCCCTGGTGCTGCGGGGCTGCCTGAAAGGCCCCTTTGTGCCTCCCaccgcgggcagggccggggcgcGGTGCCAGGACGGCGGcaaacagcagctccctgccccaccCCACCCTGGCCCCACCGCGGGGCTCGGCGTCACCGTGAGCGCCAGCACCCTTTGCCTGGCCCCGCGTTAATGATCCACCCGCCCATGCTGCTGCCGCCAGCccccagcagccaccccagcaagCCGTGCCTGGCGGTGGTGGCAGTGGCGGTAGAGCCGGGGGTCCTCGGCACGGGCAGCTCGGGGGGCCGgtggctccctgccctgcaccccacccCTCCGTCCCGGCACCCAGATaagagcagctgctggcagcacccaTTTCCCGCTGCGCGGCGTGGGTGGGAGAGCTGGCTGGGACCATGGCCATGGCGACGGTGAACCTCCACGCCGTGACCTCCTGGGTGGGCATCGCCCGGCTCTTTGCCGTCGTGCTGTCCTGCATCGCCTTCAGCTTGGTGGCCTCCACTGGGGACTTCAAGGGTTCCTACGGGACGTGGTGCATGTTCACCTGGTGCTTCTGCTTTGCCGTGacgctgctggtgctggtgctggagctgctggagctctACCCCAAGCTGCCGCTCTCCTGGGATGACTTCACCTCGGCTTTCTCCATGCTGGCGGCGCTGATGGTCTTCACCACCTCCGTGGTCTTCCCCTCCATCTTCAtcagcagcccctgcagcagcagcaagtgtgCCCGGCAGGCCGCGGCCACCACTgtctccttcctctgcttctttgcCTACGCCCTCGAGGTGGGGCTCACCCGCGCCAAGCCAGGGGACATCTCCAGCTTCCTCTCCACCGTGCCCGGGCTCCTCAAGGTGTTTGAAGCCTACGTGGCCTGTCTCATCTTCTCCTTGCTGGATACCTACAGTTCGAAAGGTGGCCTGCAGTGGTGTGTGGCCGTCTACTCCATCTGCTTCATCGTCaccctcatcatcatcatcatcaccatcggCCGGTGCATCACCTACATACCCTGCCCACTGGAGAAGATGCTGGTGGGCTACAACACCCTGGCCCTGATGATGTACATCACCGCCACTGTCCTCTGGCCCCTCTACAGCTTCCAGGGGGGGAACCGCCCCGACACCTGCGGCAGGAACTGCTGGTGGGACAAGAACCTGGGGGTCACCTTCCTCACCATCTTCAACCTCATCGCCTACTTGGTGGACCTGGTCTACTCCACCAGGATGGTCTTCATCAGGGCACCTCCTTAAGGGCTCCGGGTGGCCCCAGTGGGGCGAGGGGTGGTGGGACGTGGCTGGgtgccagtgccagtgccagtgcgGGGCTGCCGGTGGAGCTGAGGAAGAGGCCGGACGCCTCGGAAAGCTCCTTCTCCCCACGCCGGAGCGGAGAGCTGCAGGGTGCTCCCGGGGGTGCGCTCAGCCCCGCGCACCACAGGGTGCCCagctggggggggccggggggccaggctgggggggaaCAGGGTGCTCCCAAAAccctggagctggggggggggctttggGATTAAATTGGGTCATTTTTCACTTGCTTctgcctcctctttcttccccttcccggCTTTCTGCAGGATCCtccccagcggcacagggggcTCAGGGGTGAGAAACGGGGGGACACTGGCAGTAGCAGGGTGGCACTGGCAGCGgcacgggggggggtgggggggggtggggggtgagggggggcacCGAGCTTCAGCAAATCCTCTTTTCTCCTTGTTGACTCGGCACCGGAGTGAAGCAGGGCATGACCAGGAAAAAATCCAACCCGGATGTCTTTGCCTTGGCACAGGACCCTGCCGAACGGGTTCGGGAGGAATgtagctgctgggggggggggctgagcccgcCAGGCCCTCATCACCAGCACTGCCAGGTCCTTGTCACCACCACTGTCACCCCGGTGGGAACCCCGCTGGGTTTGGTCCCAGCCATGCTGGCAGGAGCCCCGTGCCTGCTGCTTTACCCCTTGGGGGCTGCCGAGGAGTCCCCTGCCCGGGGGGACACAGGGCAGGGGGGGGTGGCTGTCACCCGGTGCCACCAGAGCTGGAGGTGCTGAGACATGTCATCGGGGGGACGGTGGCACCGCAGGCCGGTATACCAGGAAGAAGGCAAGAGAGCGGTGCAGGCAGATGGGGAccggtgcaggcaggggaaggtgtgcccggcaggcagagctcctggcacGGCGCTCCCGGATGTGGGACGGGCGCCCCGCGGGGCACGCCGGCATCTTTTGGGGCCACCATCCCCAGCCCGCACTGGTCCCTCTGCCGCTGCTTGCCCTGGCACTAGCCACAGCCTGGGGCCATCCCTGCCACCTCGGGGCTGCTGGGGCCAAGAGCCGAGCCAGGCACGGCCCAGGGCCCATCGCCGCTGCCTCAGGTCTTGCTGGGGGCCACAGAGCGGGGTCCCCACCACCACGAGATGGCGCAGACTGGCTGCCACGGCGGCTGTACCAAAGGAAGGCGGCAAAAGAGCCCGGACCCAGCCTTGGACACTGCACGGCACCTGTGGGTGCCACGGTGCCTGGGCGAGTGAGACCTCCGTGCCCTGTGCTGGGGCCACCGTGGTGGCGTGTCCCAGCACCGCTGGTGATGGCAACGCCACGGGCTGCCGGGCAGCCTGGTGGGTGTCCCCTTCACCCGGTCCATGTCCCCACGGTGGCCATCACCCCGTGACTGCGGCACCCTGGCACCGGATGGGCTGCTCCCCTGCACCCCAGGCTGTGAGGCCGGAGCGTGCTGCGGTGCCACACTCACACCGAGCAGCCTGTGGCCTTCGCCCTCCCGGCAGTGCTGCGGGAGCCGCTCGCAGCCTCCGAGGCAGAATTTTTGGAGCAAATAAAGGGGAAACCACACTGGCTGGGCGCAGCCCTGCCCAGCGCCCGAGCGCGGCTATTTTTAGTGCCCGGGTTGATTGAAATTCATGGAGGAAAGGAGCAGGGGAAGCGCGGTGACGGCGGCAGCTGTCGCCGGTTATGAGTTGTGGCGCTTCATGCCGGTAACGTGTTTGGCTCTGGATGGCACATGGGTGGTGCCGGCGCATAAAGTGCGGTGAGGCTGGGGTGCAGGaggccgggcgggcagcggggtgCAGCATGGATGCTGAGTGTGGGTgggtgcaggggtgggggtgCAGGAGGAGGTTTGAGGGGCTCCCGTCTCCCTGAACCGGGCTGGGGGGAACAGCCCAGAGGGAGAGCCCGGGCCAGCGGGCCCCAGCAGGCTCTGCGCGTGGGGGAGACCCCGGGACATCTCCCAGCCGGGGCACACGGTGGCTGCTGAGGGTCCCTGGGAGCAGCCGAGACCCCGGTGCCGGTCTGTGCCGTGCTGGGGGAGCCCGGGTGCCGTGCCGTGCGGAGGGACTCCCCGTGCCATGCCGTCCTGGGGAGCCCCGGTGCCGGTGCGGTGCCCCGGTGTCAGTGCCGgtgcggtgccggtgccggtgccggtgcggtGCCGCTGTCGGTGCAGTGCGGTGCAGGTGTGGTGGCGGTGCCAGTGCAGGCTGGTGCGGTGCCGGTCCCGGTGCGGTGCCGGTGCGGTGCGGTGCCGgtgcggtgccggtgccggtgcggtgccggtgccggtgccggtgcatTCCTCCCCCTAGGGGTCGGTGTGCCGCGGCGCGGGAGGCGGTGCGGGAGGCGGCGCGCTCCTGCGCAcggcccggggcggccggggcacggcggcggcggcggcggcggggagcgggcacCGGGCACCGCCGCGGGCCCGGGTGAgtgcggccggggcggggggcggcgggagccccggccccgcgggggatgcggcggagcgggccgggcggcgggggccgggcgggaggggagcggtggggagggggcggtggagcccgggccggggggagcggtGCCGGTGCTGCCGgtcccggccccgccgtgccccgaGCCCGCCGCGGCTCGGGCATCGCCCGCTTGTCCCGGCAGCACGGCCGGCCGGaccccccgggcagccccggaGCCCACCCCCGCCCCGGACGGGACGTCCCCTCCCCGGGGCAACCCCGGACCCCCGGGGCCGGTCTGAGCTGCCCCGGTACCGGGATGGGGCAGGGGACGGGGTGCCCCTGGGgtccgggcggccgcggggcggcccggggtGCCCCGTGCTCCCGCGTGTCCCCGGGGTGCCCCCTCCCTCACCGCGCCCTGCCGCATGCCGGGGCTGCCTCTGTCCCCCGGCCCGGGGCAGCGGGGTCCCGGGGCTGGGTGAGGAGCTTACGGGGGGGCTTACGGCTTCCCGCTACCCggcaccagcacccagccctcTTCCCTGTCAGCAGGGTGCCCCTGTGTCCCCCAGGGACGCTCCTgtgtcccccagtgcccccagggatgcccctgtgtcccccAATGCCTCTGTGCCTCCAGggatgcccctgtgtccccaGCTGGACGAGCTGCCCCCAGACAAGACCCCCTGTGAGCCCCCATCTGCCCCTTCTGAGGCCTGATCCCCCATTCAGGGTGACTGCCTGGGGGCTcacgtcccctccctgccccgtgGGGCCACGGCCAGGAGCCCCCTGAGCTGCTCCGTTACTCACCTTGAGCATCCCCAGCCCCGGCTGGAGCGGGGGCCAGGAGGGCAAGCAGGGCAGCCTGGCAGTGCCGCTGGCcaggatgggtgctggggggcagccTCGGGGTGGGGGCTCCGGCTCCAGCCCAGGGAAGGGATGTCCCACGCCAGGGACATGACCACGGGTGCTTCCCGGGAGCAGCCCCCCGGGGCAGGCCGGAGCgtgggtgcccaggggtgggtcCCCGTGAGCATCGGCAGGTCTGATCCCATCCCGGTGTCCCTGCAATCCTCTCGCTGCACTGGCCACCGCGGTCGGGTGTGGATGTGTCACCCTGAAGGGATGGCACTGTATTCTGGGGGGACACGTGTGCTCCAACTCAGCTGCCTAGGGGTGTGGGTGTCTGCCTGGCAGGGAAGGGGTTAATGCCACGGAGGTTTCGGGGTGCCGGGGTGTCCCCAGCCGGGTACACCCAGGCTGCTCCTCGCACCGGTGACCTCACGCCACTGCCATGGCAACGGCTCATGAAGTCACTGGTGCCGAGAGCGGGGCGGCCGCCTCGAGCGTGGGGTGATGGGATGGGAGTGTGGGAGGCTGCCGAGCGCCGTCCCCCCACTCTCACCGCGCCCCCCGGGTCCCCCCAGAATGAGCTGTGCCCCCGCCAGCGCCGACGCCTCCGCCTGACCcccgccctgcctgccctgcccgcgccACCATGCTCATCAAGGAGTACCGCATCTGCATGCCGCTCACCACCGAGGAGGTGAGTGGGGGGCAgtggagggctggggctgcctgtgcccccGAGGCTGGGCAGGAAAGGGGGGTGTCAGTTGGGAAGAGGGGTGGAGAGGCGGGGGGACCCCCAAGCCCCCAACCATGGGTGCCAGGGACAGCTCGGCTGCAGGGGCCCACCGATGGAAGGGGCTGCGGGTGGGGGTCCCGTACCCACAGCAGTGGGGTGCCAGGGGATCGGGTCCCTGCCCAGAGAGGACCTGGGGGACACCGCGGCCCCCTTTGCCATCCCCTCGTGGCACGGCTCATGGCAGGGACCGTCTGCCTTGGCCGAGCCACTGAGGTGTGCTTTGGCCACGGCCATTGGGGTAGGGATGCCCTGTGTGAGTGCTGAGCCGTGTTTTGGGGCGCAGGCGGGGGGGGACATCCCATCCCTGGGCACGGTGACCTTGGGGCACGGAGCCCGACGGCAGCACTGGGGGCTGCTCGGGGGCCGCCCAGTCCCAGAACCACAGGATGAGCCGGCGGGCGAAGAGCACCGGGGGTTTGGGTGCCCGTGGCACCGCAGCGCCCGGAGTACTCCCCAATGGGGAGCACAGGCTCAATCCCTGCTCCGGCAAGGAGCCTGAATCCCTGTCAGCAAACAGCGGCGATAGCCGGCAGCCGGCGGCATCCCCAGCCAAAGGTCGCTCGTGAGCACCTGGTGCCGACGGGGCCGTTTCAGGGAGCAGGGAGATGGCGGTGGCGGTGCCCACGCCGGGCAGcgccagccctccccaggcaccgGTTTTGCGTTCGTACCTGGGGAAGGTTTTCAGTTAGGCAGAGAGGGGCGATAAGATCGCGCTGGCGGTTAGGGTGATGGATGGGATCTTCAGCAGAACAATAAAACACTTACGGTGCGGCTGCATCatcaaatacacacacacacatatatatctccatatacatctctctctctctctctctctcgataTATATATAGCTTTCCCTGGCTCCCAGGTTGCTTGCTGAGCAGAAAGCCTCCAGGCACTCTGCAAGGCACTCGGACACCAAGGaagagcagggagggcaggatccggccctcgCCTGGGCGCTGGAGCAGCCCAGAGGCAGGGGGGGTTGAAACAGGGTGCCCCGGGAGACCCCTGCCCGCTGCACGGCTCGGGGTCTGTCACCCCTTtcctccgtgcctcagtttcccctctcaGTGGTGCGGTTGGAAACTCGTTAGCCCGGTAAAGAGGAGCCCATCCCGGCGCTGCGCCGGCAGCCGGCTCAGCCGGGAGGATGCCGGGGGCAGGGGATGGCAGCGCTGAGGCCGGGCGCTGTGATTGCAGTACCGCGTGGGGCAGCTCTACACCATCAGCAAACACAGTCACCAGGAGAGCGAGAAGGGCGAGGGCGTGGAGGTGGTGAAGAACGAGCCCCACGAGGACCCGGTCCACGGCCCCGGCCAGTTCACCGAGAAGCGCGTCCACCTCTCCAGGTGAGGCTACGGCTCTGGCAAGGGgtgctgggtggggagggggcccCAGCACCCCGGCTCCGTGAGGCAGCACTGCAGTGGGGGGCATGGGCAGGCATCGGGGtggccccatccctccctccaaaaTTCTTGGGGAACATCCTTTCCGGGGTCCTTGACACCCTGCAGTGTGGCTGCAGCCATCTCCCAGGGGTGCATCCCTCTTCGGGGGCTGCACCTGTCTCCCAGGGGTGCACCCATCTTTGGGGGCTGCACCCAACTTCAGGGGCTGCACCTATCTCTCAGGGTGTACCCATCTCCTGGGATGCACTTATCTTGGGGGGCTGCACCCGTCTCCCAGGGTGAACCCATCACCCAGGGTGCACCCGTCTTCAGGAGCTGCGCCCATCTTTGGGGGCTGCACCCATCTCCTGGGGTGCACCCATCTTGCAGGGGTGCACCCATCCCTGGGGTTTGCACTCCTCTGCAGGGGCTGCACCCCTCTCTTGGTGGGCACCCATCTCTGGGTACCAGTGGGTGCCTCGGCTGCGGTCTGGAGCTCGGCGGGGACGCCCAGGCTGCCgctcagcctctccctggggGCGTCCCCACATCCCTGCGTGCAGCCCCGGGTGCCCGTTGGGCAGCTGCTGGCACCCGGCACTGCTGTCTCAGCCGCCGGCTGCGGCACGCCATGGTGCAGGCATCGGCTGCTCCCCCGCCGGGGAGTCGCTGGCGTGAGACGGGCTATTTTTAGCCACGGCGCTCACAATTCCCTGCTCGGGGATGGTATTTATAATGCCTGCAAATTAATCAAAACCTACCTCCCAGCTCCTctgggggcctgatcctgccctgggAGCATGGACAGCCACggggtgctgggcaggggtgCCTGGGGGCAATGGGGCCACCATGGGGTCCTGGTCCTGGGGAAG
Encoded proteins:
- the SEPTIN12 gene encoding septin-12 isoform X2, which gives rise to MEPPAVPEEEMPLTVASGPAGCQLFGYVGIEAVLDQMKIKTMKTGFEFNIMVVGQSGLGKSTMVNTLFKSKVSRKASQPGQEERIPKTVQLQSITHVIEEKGVKMKLTVTDTPGFGDQINNENCWDPIIKYINEQYERYLREEILITRKRKIPDTRVHGCVYFVPPTGHWLRPLDLEFMRRLSKIVNVVPVIAKADTLTLEERAEFKQRIQEDLKTHAISVYPQEDFDQDPDDRALNDRIREKIPFAVVGADQEHQVNGKRVLGRKTKWGIIEVENPAHCEFPLLRDLLIRSHLQDLKDITHNVHYESYRVQRLNESNRPALSPLNGLPGKDEGGSNL
- the MYADM gene encoding myeloid-associated differentiation marker is translated as MAMATVNLHAVTSWVGIARLFAVVLSCIAFSLVASTGDFKGSYGTWCMFTWCFCFAVTLLVLVLELLELYPKLPLSWDDFTSAFSMLAALMVFTTSVVFPSIFISSPCSSSKCARQAAATTVSFLCFFAYALEVGLTRAKPGDISSFLSTVPGLLKVFEAYVACLIFSLLDTYSSKGGLQWCVAVYSICFIVTLIIIIITIGRCITYIPCPLEKMLVGYNTLALMMYITATVLWPLYSFQGGNRPDTCGRNCWWDKNLGVTFLTIFNLIAYLVDLVYSTRMVFIRAPP